TGTCCTTCACGGTGGGCAAGACGGACCTGGTCAAGGCCAAGGAGGTCGTCGAGCGGGTGGCCCGCGAGGTCAACGCCGGCGGCGTGGAGACGGACGGCGACGTGGCCAAGGTCTCCATCGTGGGCGTGGGCATGCGCAACCACTCGGGTGTGGCGGCGAAGATGTTCCAGATCCTCGCCAGCGAGGGCATCAACATCCAGCTCATCTCCACCTCGGAGATCAAGGTCTCCTGCCTCATCCAGTCGAAGTACACGGAGCTGGCCGTCCGGGCGCTGCACACCGCGTTCGGGCTGGACAAGGCTCCCGCGGCGAGCTGAGCGGTGAACCGGACGGGGGCACTCGCGGTGGCGGCGCTCGGGCTGTTGGGCCTGGGCGTGCTGGCACGCGGCCGCTGGCCGGACTCCACGCCCGCGCTGGGTTGTGAGCCCGGCGCGGTGCGTGTGGTGGAGGGTGTCGCGGTGTGCGGAGAGGGAGCCGTGCCCTCCGCCCCGCAGCGCCTGCTGCTGGGACAGCGGTTGGATTTGAACGCGGTGTCCGAGGCCGAGCTCGCGAAGGTGCCCGGGGTAGGGACCTCGCTCGCCCGGCGCCTCGTCCAGGCGCGTGAGGCCGAGGGCCGCTTCGTCTCCTGGGAGCAGGTGGCGGAAGTGCCCGGCGTGGGCGCAGCCCGGTTGGAGACCCTCCAGGCGACAACGGAGCTACGGTAGGCGCCAGCGCCCCAGGGCGTGTGGTAGATACCGTGTGTGGAGATCGCCTGCCCCCAGTGCTCGATGCAGTACGCGCTCGACCCCCGGTTGTTTCCGCCCGGGGGTGTACCGGTGCAGTGCACCCGTTGCAGACACGTCTTCATCGTCACGCCGCCCGCCCAGGCGGCCGCCCCGGCTCCCCAGAGCACGCAGGTGTTCGGGGCGGTGCAGCCGCCGCGCCCGGCGGCCCAGCCGAACCTGAACGCCACGCTGCTCTTCGGTGAAGACAAGGCCGGCACGCCGTCCACCTCGTCGACGCAGGTGTTCGGCGCGGTGCCCCAGGTGGCTCCCATGGCGCCGGTGGCCCACAAGCCCCAGGGCCCCGCGGCGGGGACGCCTCCGTCCGCCATGACGACGCAGGTGTTCGGCGCGGTGCCCCAGGTGGCTCCCATGGCGCCGGTGGCCCACAAGCCTCAGGGGCCCGCGGCGGGGGCACCTCCGTCCGCCATGACGACGCAGGTGTTCGGCGCGGTGCC
The sequence above is drawn from the Archangium gephyra genome and encodes:
- a CDS encoding ComEA family DNA-binding protein, which codes for MNRTGALAVAALGLLGLGVLARGRWPDSTPALGCEPGAVRVVEGVAVCGEGAVPSAPQRLLLGQRLDLNAVSEAELAKVPGVGTSLARRLVQAREAEGRFVSWEQVAEVPGVGAARLETLQATTELR